One window from the genome of Nitrospira sp. encodes:
- a CDS encoding ShlB/FhaC/HecB family hemolysin secretion/activation protein has product MRNYTSFARPSAGIALSAGFVMLLTLPPSSLLAQALPPVFDPTGRSGEPPGPLKKEFRPPAPPPSMVLPPVPQAPDSDLERQLGQIRVFVHDIHVTGNTVFTEAEIDQVTKPFKGRTLTTDDLERLRLALTLLYVNRGYITSGAIIPDQDVTLGVITYHIVEGTVARIDVEGTDWFRDGYLRDRVALGVKTPFAIAPLQERLQLLQQDTRLERINAELRPGDRRGESVLSLRVKEASPWKAWLDFNNHQTPVVGAERGLATIAHQNVTGNGDAFSFTYGRSRGVNPIIDTSYTIPVNRYDTTLSAYYRRNDFLVIDQSFRFLDLKADAEIFGITLRQPLYKTLTDEFAVAITGERLYNKVTSAFDQAGLPSLFIPGSSDTGVNTVSALRFIQEYVHRTSNSVIAVRSRFSVGLDVLGATNNSGPLPDTQFFSWLGQVQGLRRLDEWGGVQLLGQMSLQLANDRLFPLEQMPVGGRFSVRGYRENTLIRDNAFLASIESRIPLLTFPSGEPRLQFAQFADVGRAWNAKGGTPDPQTLASVGLGVRWSLLPQERARFELYWGQPLNHVPHPPGNLQDHGIHLQFVVQVL; this is encoded by the coding sequence ATGAGGAATTACACATCGTTTGCGCGGCCGAGCGCAGGCATTGCCCTTTCTGCGGGGTTCGTCATGCTGCTCACGCTGCCCCCTTCTTCACTCCTGGCTCAAGCCCTCCCGCCGGTCTTCGATCCGACCGGCCGATCCGGTGAACCGCCCGGTCCGCTCAAGAAGGAGTTCAGGCCGCCGGCTCCCCCGCCGAGCATGGTGCTGCCGCCGGTCCCACAAGCGCCGGATAGCGACCTTGAGCGGCAATTGGGACAGATCCGCGTCTTCGTGCATGACATTCATGTGACCGGCAACACCGTCTTTACGGAAGCGGAGATCGACCAGGTCACGAAGCCGTTCAAGGGCCGCACGCTCACGACGGACGACCTGGAGCGGCTGCGGCTGGCGCTGACCCTGCTCTACGTCAATCGAGGCTACATCACGTCGGGCGCGATCATTCCCGATCAGGACGTGACGCTCGGAGTCATCACCTATCACATCGTCGAAGGCACGGTCGCGCGGATCGATGTGGAGGGGACCGACTGGTTCCGTGACGGCTATCTGCGCGACCGGGTGGCGCTGGGCGTCAAGACGCCCTTTGCCATCGCGCCGCTGCAGGAACGACTGCAACTGCTCCAGCAGGACACACGCCTCGAACGCATCAACGCGGAACTCCGCCCCGGCGATCGCCGCGGGGAGAGTGTGCTGAGTCTGCGGGTGAAGGAAGCCTCTCCTTGGAAAGCCTGGCTGGATTTCAATAATCATCAGACACCGGTCGTGGGCGCCGAACGCGGTCTGGCGACGATCGCGCACCAGAATGTCACCGGAAACGGCGATGCCTTCAGCTTCACCTACGGCCGGTCGCGCGGGGTGAATCCGATCATCGACACCTCCTACACGATTCCGGTGAACCGGTACGATACGACCCTATCGGCCTACTACCGGCGCAACGATTTCCTCGTGATCGATCAGAGCTTCCGCTTTCTCGACCTGAAGGCCGACGCGGAGATCTTCGGCATCACGCTCCGCCAGCCGCTCTACAAGACGCTCACCGATGAGTTTGCGGTCGCGATCACCGGGGAACGGCTCTATAACAAGGTCACCTCCGCGTTCGACCAGGCCGGACTCCCCTCGCTGTTCATCCCCGGCTCGTCGGACACCGGGGTCAACACGGTCAGCGCGCTCCGCTTCATTCAAGAGTATGTCCATCGCACGTCGAACTCGGTCATCGCTGTCCGCTCCCGCTTCTCCGTCGGGCTCGACGTGCTTGGTGCCACCAACAACTCCGGTCCGCTCCCGGATACGCAATTCTTCTCGTGGTTAGGCCAAGTGCAAGGCCTGCGGCGGCTCGATGAGTGGGGAGGCGTGCAATTACTGGGACAGATGAGCCTCCAACTCGCGAACGACCGCCTCTTCCCGCTGGAACAGATGCCGGTCGGCGGACGCTTCAGCGTCCGCGGCTATCGCGAGAACACGCTCATTCGCGACAACGCGTTTCTCGCCTCCATTGAGTCCCGCATCCCTCTACTCACATTTCCCTCCGGCGAGCCCCGCCTCCAGTTCGCGCAATTCGCCGATGTGGGCCGCGCCTGGAATGCGAAAGGCGGCACACCCGATCCACAGACGCTGGCGAGCGTGGGACTCGGCGTTCGCTGGAGCCTGCTGCCGCAGGAACGCGCGCGGTTTGAACTCTACTGGGGACAACCGCTCAATCACGTCCCACATCCGCCGGGCAATCTGCAGGATCACGGCATCCACCTGCAGTTTGTCGTGCAAGTCTTATAA